GCGTATTTAACGTAGTCTTGATAATTACCCGAGCGCACTGCGGTCTGCAAAGTTTGCACGACATCTGGGTTATACGCATGGTATTCCCCACCATGCACATACTTTAATAATCCACCGTGTGATAGTAGCTTACGCTTGCTAAATGCCAATTTGTTGAGCTGCTGTTGCTCCAATGCAAAGTCGTCAAAACACGCACCTTTAATACGGTTTGCAACCCCTTTGAAGCATAATTCAACCACCTCATCGGATAAACCGACGGCTTCAAACAACATCGAACAACGATAAGAAGCAATGGTGCTGATCCCCATCTTCGACATAATTTTATATAAGCCTTTATTGATCGCACCGCGATAAGACAAAGTCACCTCGCGATAAGACTTTCTAATGATCTTCTTATCACACATTGCAACGAGGGTTTCGTATGCTAAATAGGGATAAACCGCCGTTGCACCAAAACCAAGCAGAACGGCAAACTGGTGTGGATCTCTCACACTACCTGTTTCAACTAAAATATTGGTATCGCAACGCAGATTGCCATCCACTAGTCGCCTTTGTACTGCCCCCACGGCCATCGCCGCAGGGATAACTTGCTTGCCTGCTGCTATTTCTCGGTCGCTTAGCACTAACATCACGCATCCGGAACCTGCTTTTGCAACGGCTTCATCACAAATGCGCTTGATTGCATCTTGCAGTGACTCTTCAGCTCCGTAGATCAATGAAATTTTACACGCACAGTAATGGTCGTCATCGGCAGTTAATAGCTGCTGCATGTCAGAGTAAGTCAGTACCGGCGAGGCAAACTGAAGACGTTTAGCATGGCCTGTGGTTTCGTTAAAAACGTTCTGCTCGCGGCCAATACAAGTCGCGAGTGACATCACGTGGTTTTCACGTAATGGGTCGATTGGCGGATTCGTGACCTGAGCAAACTTCTGGCGGAAGTAGTCAAATATCGAACGGTGTCCTTCAGATAGCACGGCGAACGGCGTATCGTCACCCATTGAGCCAGTTGCTTCTTGGCCATTTTCGCCCATCACGCGGATCACTTGGTCAAGTTCTTCGTTGGTATAACCAAACTGCTTCTGATAGGTCAGCAAGGTTTCATCGTCAAGGTCGCGCTTGCCAGCCGCTTTCTCATCTAGTGCTTCAAATGGCGTTAACCGTTTAACGTTTTGCTCAAGCCATGTTTTGTATGGGTGTCTCGATTTCAAATCTTGATCGATTTCATCAGACTGCCAAATCTTACCATGTAAGGTATCGACCACCAGCAATTCACCTGGGCCCACGCGACCTTTTTCGATGACTTCATCTGGCGCGTAATCCCAAATGCCCACTTCTGAGGCAAGCGTGATAAAACCGTCTTGGGTGATCACATAGCGGGCAGGACGAAGGCCGTTACGGTCCAAGTTACAGGCAGCAAAGCGCCCATCAGACATCACGATACCTGCAGGACCATCCCACGGTTCCATATGCATGGAGTTGAAGTCATAGAATGCTCGTAAGTCGTCATCCATGGCACGATTTTTTTGCCATGCGGGTGGCACTAACAACCGCATAGCGCGGAATAAGTCCATACCACCGGCTAAAAATAGCTCCAGCATGTTATCTAAACTAGACGAGTCAGAACCCGTTTCATTGACAAACGGTGCCGCATTTTGCAAATCTGGTAATAACGGTGATGCGAACTTATAGGCACGTGCCCTCGCCCACTGACGGTTACCTTCAATGGTGTTGATCTCACCATTGTGAGCTAAATAACGGAATGGCTGCGCCAACGGCCATCGAGGCTGTGTATTGGTTGAAAAGCGCTGATGGAATACACAAATCGCACTGGTCATACGCATATCAGCAAGATCAGTATAAAAATTCGGTAGATCCGCCGGCATCATTAAGCCTTTGTAGATAGTTACTAAGCCCGACAAACTACAAATATAAAACTGCTCATCTTGCTCTAAACGTTTCTCGATACGTCGCCTTGCTATATATAGACGACGCTCTAAATCTTTAGGACGCCACCCTTCTGGGGCACCGACAAAAACCTGTTTAAACTGCGGTAATTGCGCTTTGGCGATGGGACCAAGCATAGATGGATCGGTGGGTACTTCACGCCAACCAATGAGCGTCAGTGTTTCTTTTTCTAATTCTTCACTGATCACTTTTTCAGCCGTAGCTGCAAGCTCATGATCCTGATTTAAAAATATCATACCTACCGCATAGTTTTTGCCCACATGCCAATCGTTTTCAGCTGCAACGGCACGGAAAAAACTATCCGGTTTTTGTAATAACAGTCCGCAACCATCGCCGGTTTTGCCATCTGCAGAAATGCCACCTCGGTGCTGCATGCGGTCCAAACCTGTGATTGCTGTACGGATCAATTTGTGACTTGGCTGACCGCTCACATGCGCAATCAAGCCAAATCCACAGTTATCTTTTTCTAATTTTGAGTCGTATAACATAGACTCCTCCCCTTGCTACAACGGCCAGCCCATGACGGTACGACGAAATGCTGGCAGATATTCAAAATTAGCCTTGATTGAAAGTAGAGTCAACACAAATATGAATACATATTCACAAACTTGAATATTTCTCATTGGTAAGACAAGTTAGCCAAAACTGTAATAATTTTGCCACTTTGAAAATAGTGAATATAAATTTGTAAAATGACACCGGTATCACTC
The sequence above is a segment of the Pseudoalteromonas piscicida genome. Coding sequences within it:
- the gltB gene encoding glutamate synthase large subunit, producing the protein MLYDSKLEKDNCGFGLIAHVSGQPSHKLIRTAITGLDRMQHRGGISADGKTGDGCGLLLQKPDSFFRAVAAENDWHVGKNYAVGMIFLNQDHELAATAEKVISEELEKETLTLIGWREVPTDPSMLGPIAKAQLPQFKQVFVGAPEGWRPKDLERRLYIARRRIEKRLEQDEQFYICSLSGLVTIYKGLMMPADLPNFYTDLADMRMTSAICVFHQRFSTNTQPRWPLAQPFRYLAHNGEINTIEGNRQWARARAYKFASPLLPDLQNAAPFVNETGSDSSSLDNMLELFLAGGMDLFRAMRLLVPPAWQKNRAMDDDLRAFYDFNSMHMEPWDGPAGIVMSDGRFAACNLDRNGLRPARYVITQDGFITLASEVGIWDYAPDEVIEKGRVGPGELLVVDTLHGKIWQSDEIDQDLKSRHPYKTWLEQNVKRLTPFEALDEKAAGKRDLDDETLLTYQKQFGYTNEELDQVIRVMGENGQEATGSMGDDTPFAVLSEGHRSIFDYFRQKFAQVTNPPIDPLRENHVMSLATCIGREQNVFNETTGHAKRLQFASPVLTYSDMQQLLTADDDHYCACKISLIYGAEESLQDAIKRICDEAVAKAGSGCVMLVLSDREIAAGKQVIPAAMAVGAVQRRLVDGNLRCDTNILVETGSVRDPHQFAVLLGFGATAVYPYLAYETLVAMCDKKIIRKSYREVTLSYRGAINKGLYKIMSKMGISTIASYRCSMLFEAVGLSDEVVELCFKGVANRIKGACFDDFALEQQQLNKLAFSKRKLLSHGGLLKYVHGGEYHAYNPDVVQTLQTAVRSGNYQDYVKYAELVNNRPITNLRDMLKLNTAQQAIDINDVEPATELYKRFDSAAMSIGALSPEAHEALAIAMNRLGGCSNSGEGGEDKLRFGTEKNSRIKQVASGRFGVTPHYLRSADVIQIKVAQGAKPGEGGQLPGEKVTPYIAKLRYSVPGVTLISPPPHHDIYSIEDLAQLIFDLKQVNPEAMISVKLVSEPGVGTIATGVAKAYADLITIAGYDGGTGASPLTSVKYAGSPWELGLAETQQALVENGLRHRIRLQTDGGLKTGLDIIKAAILGAESFGFGTGPMVALGCKYLRICHLNNCATGVATQDDTLRQKHYHGLPEMAMNYFKFIAQEARELMASLGVAKLTDLIGRTDLLEAIEGNTAKQKKLDLSPLLAKPNNPSNEALYCTHINPSHYSGALNESLLAKAKTAIDEMTGISLVSRISNTDRSIGAMLSGYIASKHGNQGMAADPIALELHGTAGQSFGVWNAGGLEMTLVGDANDYVGKGMAGGKLVVRPPIGSSFASHQAAIIGNTCLYGATGGKLFAAGRAGERFAVRNSGVQAVVEGLGDNGCEYMTGGVVCVLGQVGVNFGAGMTGGFAYVLDEESDFDKRINPELVELVDLKALASHQEHLRGLIAEHLDLTSSTRAEQILANFELYLPMFKLVKPKSSDLNSLLGHRARSSAELRIQAQ